One segment of Novipirellula artificiosorum DNA contains the following:
- a CDS encoding homocysteine S-methyltransferase family protein, which translates to MSPSASESPLTILDGPLGTELSARGVSIDSPSWSAEAIRMAPETIAQIHRDYVAAGATIHTANTFRTRRRAVGRPWREMTDRAVQIAKQSVPKTHRVAGSIAPIHDCYRPDLSPRDPRSEHREMATQLVDSGCDLLICETFPSPREARIATEEAVRTGLETWVALTAGPNTDLMTPPQMAQAALQMVEAGAAAVLVNCTPASQSARFLQAIANTGIAVPIGVYANAGSLQERIGWEPLTEAGIAQYQQYARTWVEIGATLIGGCCGTGPRHIQALTEL; encoded by the coding sequence ATGTCGCCCTCTGCGAGCGAGTCACCCCTCACGATTCTCGATGGCCCGCTGGGAACCGAACTGAGTGCTCGCGGCGTATCGATCGATTCCCCAAGTTGGAGTGCCGAGGCGATTCGCATGGCCCCCGAAACGATCGCCCAAATCCATCGCGACTATGTCGCGGCCGGCGCGACCATTCACACGGCCAATACGTTTCGCACTCGCCGCCGAGCGGTCGGCAGGCCTTGGCGAGAAATGACGGATCGAGCCGTTCAAATCGCCAAGCAATCGGTGCCGAAGACCCATCGTGTCGCGGGCAGCATCGCCCCGATCCATGATTGTTACCGTCCCGATTTGTCGCCGCGGGACCCTCGAAGCGAACACCGTGAAATGGCAACCCAACTGGTCGACTCGGGGTGCGATCTCTTAATTTGTGAAACCTTTCCAAGTCCGCGCGAGGCGAGAATCGCAACCGAAGAAGCTGTCCGAACCGGCTTGGAAACCTGGGTTGCGCTGACGGCCGGACCCAATACCGATTTGATGACACCACCGCAAATGGCCCAGGCCGCATTGCAAATGGTCGAGGCCGGCGCCGCGGCGGTTCTGGTCAACTGCACGCCGGCAAGCCAATCCGCTCGTTTCCTCCAAGCGATCGCGAACACGGGAATCGCCGTCCCAATCGGCGTCTACGCCAACGCCGGTTCCCTGCAAGAGCGAATCGGCTGGGAACCGCTCACCGAAGCGGGCATCGCCCAGTACCAACAATACGCTCGAACCTGGGTCGAAATCGGAGCAACTTTGATCGGTGGATGCTGCGGTACCGGACCGAGGCACATTCAAGCCTTGACAGAACTGTAA
- a CDS encoding flagellar basal body P-ring protein FlgI, giving the protein MGFQRSGKAASLRLGDMCRLKGQEINTLQGLGLVVGLRGTGDSDAAPTARALSRMMQLMGGPMALDSLGQLDLRDVGDAKNVAMVFVTARIPAVGSQNGDLLDVSVNAINAKSLEGGYLMMTPLLGPRADNPTVYAIAQGPMRLTLEGPATTATIQGGAKMEATVPAAFEQDGQITLILDRDFASFDNTQRIEDEVNGLLALTLGESGRFSNRYSSSAATQGGAQAIDQLHVRVQIPSLYRENPIKFISLLLNLQIQLASHSSRVVINEREGIVVIGKDVEVAPVLVTHRNLRIEAGGVGGLVGVNDKVSEKDTAKLKNLADALNALDVPTSDLIAIIKTLKRKGDLYGEVVFQ; this is encoded by the coding sequence ATGGGTTTTCAGCGATCCGGTAAAGCTGCGAGTTTACGGCTGGGGGACATGTGCCGTCTCAAAGGCCAAGAAATCAATACGCTGCAAGGACTCGGGTTGGTCGTGGGCCTGCGTGGAACGGGCGACAGTGATGCGGCTCCCACGGCGCGAGCGCTTTCTCGAATGATGCAATTGATGGGTGGCCCCATGGCGCTCGACTCCTTAGGGCAACTCGACCTCCGTGACGTGGGTGACGCGAAAAATGTCGCAATGGTATTCGTGACTGCAAGAATCCCAGCCGTCGGATCCCAAAACGGCGATCTGCTTGACGTCTCGGTGAACGCGATCAACGCCAAAAGCCTCGAAGGCGGCTACTTGATGATGACGCCCTTGCTTGGGCCTCGAGCGGATAACCCAACGGTGTATGCGATTGCGCAAGGCCCCATGCGGCTAACCCTTGAGGGACCGGCGACGACCGCGACGATCCAAGGCGGTGCAAAAATGGAAGCGACCGTACCGGCTGCGTTTGAGCAAGATGGGCAGATCACTTTGATCCTCGATCGCGATTTCGCGAGCTTTGACAATACGCAGCGGATCGAAGACGAGGTGAACGGTTTACTGGCACTGACCCTCGGCGAATCCGGACGGTTTTCCAATCGGTATTCCTCCTCTGCGGCGACACAGGGGGGAGCCCAGGCCATTGACCAATTGCACGTCCGGGTGCAGATTCCGTCGCTGTACCGCGAGAATCCGATCAAGTTCATCTCATTGCTTCTGAATCTACAGATCCAATTGGCAAGCCATTCGTCCCGTGTGGTCATCAACGAACGCGAAGGCATTGTGGTCATCGGCAAAGATGTTGAAGTCGCGCCGGTCTTGGTCACGCATCGCAACTTGCGGATCGAAGCGGGCGGCGTCGGTGGCTTGGTGGGAGTCAATGATAAAGTGAGTGAAAAAGATACGGCGAAACTCAAAAACTTGGCCGATGCACTCAACGCATTGGATGTCCCGACATCAGATCTGATCGCGATCATCAAGACGCTGAAACGCAAAGGCGATCTGTATGGCGAAGTTGTATTCCAATAG
- a CDS encoding rod-binding protein yields MNIPSSSFDTLRSQYDHASTPKLPSAGGEDEMKEAFTQFVGETMFGSMLASMRKTVGKPAYFHGGRTEEVFQKQMDQLIVEDLTESSASTLADPMFELFQMNRLP; encoded by the coding sequence ATGAACATTCCCTCATCGTCGTTTGATACGCTACGGTCCCAGTACGACCACGCATCCACGCCAAAATTGCCATCTGCTGGCGGCGAGGATGAAATGAAAGAAGCGTTCACTCAATTTGTCGGTGAGACCATGTTTGGCAGCATGCTCGCGTCGATGCGAAAAACCGTCGGCAAACCAGCCTACTTTCATGGGGGGCGCACTGAAGAGGTCTTTCAGAAACAAATGGACCAATTGATCGTCGAGGATCTCACCGAATCCTCTGCCAGCACCCTCGCCGATCCAATGTTTGAGCTTTTTCAGATGAACCGCTTGCCGTAG
- a CDS encoding DUF1598 domain-containing protein: MSVQRIGQLCLAFCSVLWISSPILLAQSTRSEPVTQDATSNERDPRGGNSMADFQSLMQLIQETVEPTIWQDLGGTSTMAPYPQGVWVNSKDTIQLHQTDELTDLANQAAGVMQPRRTEPADLVAWQQPADLRFVSLRRLANEHAQRKASGTPLSDSILCLAGLSEVKLVFLSDDHDIVLAGSVGGIENHRGWFRDKKTGRSTLRLEFLQACFESAIRQAPFGCTIDPTTDGLQQAASLAVKIRSNDIPVREAPGHLRDAIGMQRVEVFGTAADSMLSYLMVKADRHMKQLALGERAMPEATSNYLDAIDSNLAAGPPHNLLLRLWFTASPHEVLCDPSQHVFFVSGRPVRLSGQNERALATGQRGVLTTDPASDQWVAEFNEHWQSICDEYPMYSALESVFRTAAIAELSRRYATTAPQHSLTNEIAGLGSDRPWTLAVPGQVETMAVLHETRLGRKIHHILVASGGVLVRLGETIPETITIADLGPEVSPGERQREGQDRRIPPQRGGQLEPQRWWWNLGTVTR; encoded by the coding sequence ATGAGCGTTCAACGAATCGGCCAACTCTGCCTTGCGTTTTGCAGCGTCCTATGGATCTCGAGTCCGATCCTGCTCGCGCAATCGACGCGTTCGGAACCTGTGACGCAGGACGCCACGTCCAACGAGCGTGACCCGCGGGGCGGTAATTCGATGGCAGACTTTCAATCACTGATGCAGTTGATCCAGGAGACGGTCGAGCCAACGATTTGGCAAGACCTGGGCGGTACCAGCACGATGGCGCCCTACCCGCAAGGCGTTTGGGTCAACTCGAAGGACACGATTCAGCTACACCAAACGGACGAATTGACCGATTTGGCCAACCAAGCCGCCGGGGTGATGCAACCACGTCGCACGGAGCCGGCTGATCTTGTTGCATGGCAACAACCAGCCGATCTTCGTTTTGTATCGCTGCGACGGCTGGCAAATGAGCACGCCCAACGGAAAGCCTCCGGGACTCCGCTGTCCGATTCGATTCTCTGCTTAGCAGGGCTTTCGGAAGTGAAACTTGTGTTTCTCTCAGACGACCATGACATCGTGTTGGCCGGATCCGTAGGCGGAATCGAGAACCATCGAGGCTGGTTCCGCGACAAGAAAACCGGTCGCAGTACGCTACGGCTCGAGTTCTTGCAAGCCTGTTTCGAGTCGGCAATTCGACAGGCACCCTTTGGTTGCACCATCGATCCGACCACCGACGGATTGCAACAAGCGGCTTCGCTTGCGGTGAAGATACGCAGCAACGACATCCCCGTCCGTGAGGCTCCGGGGCATTTGCGTGATGCGATCGGGATGCAGCGAGTCGAGGTGTTTGGAACTGCAGCGGATTCGATGCTGAGTTACTTGATGGTCAAAGCGGACCGTCACATGAAGCAATTGGCGCTCGGCGAACGTGCCATGCCCGAGGCGACCAGCAACTACCTCGACGCAATCGACTCCAATCTGGCTGCTGGCCCACCCCACAATCTGTTACTTCGGCTTTGGTTCACCGCATCGCCGCACGAAGTACTCTGCGATCCCTCGCAGCATGTGTTTTTTGTCAGCGGGCGACCGGTTCGTCTGAGCGGCCAGAATGAGCGGGCACTCGCGACGGGTCAGCGAGGCGTTTTGACGACCGATCCGGCGAGTGATCAGTGGGTCGCCGAATTCAATGAGCACTGGCAATCGATCTGTGACGAGTATCCTATGTACAGTGCTTTGGAGTCGGTCTTTCGTACCGCGGCCATCGCAGAACTATCTCGTCGGTATGCAACCACCGCCCCGCAACATTCGCTGACCAACGAGATTGCCGGACTCGGTTCTGACCGTCCGTGGACCTTGGCGGTACCGGGCCAAGTTGAAACCATGGCGGTGCTGCACGAGACGCGACTTGGCCGGAAAATTCACCATATTCTTGTGGCCAGCGGTGGCGTGTTGGTCCGCCTCGGCGAGACCATCCCCGAAACCATCACGATCGCCGACCTCGGCCCGGAAGTCTCGCCGGGCGAGCGTCAGCGTGAAGGGCAGGATCGGAGAATTCCCCCGCAACGGGGCGGGCAACTCGAACCGCAACGGTGGTGGTGGAACTTGGGGACGGTGACGCGATAA
- a CDS encoding AMP-binding protein codes for MSGLQIGLLIVAVLMVLIIATAIFFPRKFIRGFMAPLLATLYRKQVIGLENLPSEGGYVVASNHVSWIDGILILWMLPKNVRFVVDAENFEHPITRYLGAGFDTILMRATNPKSIGRALKAAREGLNSGDAIGIFPEGTISRTGQLQAFKAGISKITKGTDAPVVPMWLDGMWGSLFSFSGGKLFWKRPTQLRRRLTLYIGTPQPNGTPLELIRSQVQQLGARATIEHRDAFPVLARRIIRVWRRRGRRLQCADSLGTEVSARDMLVRVLVLRRLLRREVLSKDEAYVGILLPPSVAGVAANVALALDRRITANLNYTVSSDVMNHCIADTGIKHVLTSEKFLSKLDLKLDAKTVALDSLREKITTLDKVVGFLQARLLPARVLDWWLGLGRIDKDDLLTIIFTSGSTGMPKGVMLSQANISHNVDAIERAIKLDDRDVVLGILPFFHSFGYAVTLWAVNTLGPAGVYHFNPLDSRQIGKLVQRYQATVLLGTPTFLRSYLRRVSPEQFKSLDVVVAGAEKMPADLFDEFEKKFGVRPIEGYGTTELSPLVSVNIPPSRSNAVYQSDRLEGSVGRPLPGISAKIVSPDDGTERRAGEDGMLLVTGPNVMRGYANQSELTEKAIQNGWYVTGDIANVDDQGFLHITGRLSRFSKIGGEMVPHVRIEDELAKLFSDGDDNDEEDGQRVCVTAVPDLKKGERLVVLFKPPAKDYDEVRAALNKAGMPNLFIPSADSFLEVDRIPLLGTGKLDIKGAQVVALEHFGPKVEP; via the coding sequence GTGAGTGGATTGCAAATTGGCCTACTGATTGTCGCGGTCTTGATGGTTTTGATCATCGCGACCGCCATCTTTTTCCCACGAAAGTTCATTCGCGGGTTCATGGCCCCGCTGCTCGCGACGCTGTATCGAAAACAAGTGATCGGACTCGAGAACTTGCCGTCCGAGGGAGGGTACGTCGTCGCCAGCAACCACGTTTCTTGGATCGATGGAATTCTGATCCTCTGGATGCTCCCCAAAAATGTCCGTTTCGTGGTGGATGCCGAGAATTTCGAGCATCCGATCACGCGGTACTTGGGTGCTGGGTTCGACACGATCCTGATGCGAGCGACCAACCCGAAATCGATTGGTCGAGCCCTGAAAGCCGCTCGAGAGGGGCTCAACTCAGGGGACGCGATCGGCATTTTTCCCGAAGGTACCATCTCGCGGACGGGGCAACTGCAAGCATTTAAGGCGGGGATCAGCAAGATCACCAAAGGAACGGATGCACCGGTCGTCCCGATGTGGCTCGATGGCATGTGGGGCAGTCTGTTTAGTTTTTCCGGCGGCAAACTGTTCTGGAAACGGCCAACCCAATTGCGTCGGCGTTTAACGCTCTATATCGGCACGCCACAGCCAAACGGGACTCCTTTGGAATTGATCCGCTCGCAGGTCCAACAATTGGGCGCCCGAGCGACGATCGAACATCGCGATGCGTTTCCTGTTCTTGCCCGTCGAATCATTCGGGTCTGGCGACGACGTGGCCGCAGGCTTCAGTGTGCCGATTCGCTGGGTACCGAAGTCAGCGCTCGCGACATGCTCGTCCGAGTCTTGGTCCTTCGCCGGCTGCTGCGCCGCGAGGTGTTATCGAAAGACGAAGCGTATGTCGGCATCTTGCTTCCACCGAGTGTTGCAGGAGTGGCCGCCAATGTCGCCTTGGCACTGGATCGACGGATCACCGCAAACTTGAACTACACCGTTTCGAGTGACGTGATGAACCATTGCATTGCAGACACGGGCATCAAGCATGTTCTGACAAGCGAAAAGTTCCTCAGCAAGTTGGACCTCAAGCTCGATGCCAAGACGGTCGCCTTGGATTCACTGCGAGAGAAGATCACGACCCTGGACAAGGTCGTTGGTTTCTTGCAAGCGCGGCTGCTGCCGGCACGGGTGCTCGACTGGTGGTTGGGACTCGGGCGCATCGACAAAGACGATCTGCTGACCATCATCTTCACCAGCGGTTCCACGGGAATGCCCAAGGGCGTGATGCTGAGCCAGGCGAACATTAGTCACAATGTAGACGCGATTGAGCGCGCCATCAAACTTGACGACCGTGACGTCGTGTTGGGCATCCTGCCCTTCTTTCATTCGTTTGGGTACGCCGTCACGCTGTGGGCGGTCAACACGCTTGGGCCCGCGGGCGTTTACCATTTCAACCCGCTCGATTCACGACAGATCGGCAAACTGGTTCAGCGTTATCAAGCCACGGTGTTGCTGGGGACACCCACGTTTTTGCGCAGCTACCTTCGCAGGGTTTCCCCCGAGCAATTCAAATCGCTCGATGTGGTGGTTGCGGGTGCCGAGAAGATGCCAGCCGATCTGTTTGATGAGTTTGAAAAGAAGTTTGGCGTTCGACCGATCGAAGGGTATGGCACGACGGAACTGAGCCCATTGGTGTCGGTCAACATTCCACCGTCTCGTTCCAATGCCGTTTACCAGTCGGATCGCCTCGAAGGAAGTGTTGGCCGTCCCTTGCCAGGAATCTCGGCAAAGATTGTTTCGCCCGATGACGGGACAGAACGGAGAGCCGGCGAAGACGGCATGTTGTTGGTGACCGGGCCGAACGTGATGCGAGGTTATGCAAACCAGAGCGAATTGACCGAGAAAGCGATCCAGAATGGATGGTACGTCACCGGCGACATCGCGAACGTCGACGATCAGGGATTTTTGCATATCACGGGGCGGCTAAGTCGATTTTCAAAAATCGGCGGCGAAATGGTGCCGCATGTGAGAATTGAAGACGAATTGGCCAAATTGTTTAGCGATGGTGATGACAACGACGAGGAAGATGGTCAACGTGTTTGCGTCACGGCAGTTCCGGATCTGAAAAAGGGCGAGCGATTGGTGGTATTATTCAAGCCACCGGCCAAAGACTACGACGAAGTGCGAGCGGCATTGAACAAGGCGGGCATGCCAAACCTATTCATCCCATCGGCCGACAGTTTCCTGGAAGTGGATCGGATCCCGTTGCTAGGAACGGGAAAGCTCGACATCAAAGGTGCTCAAGTGGTTGCGTTGGAGCATTTTGGCCCGAAAGTGGAACCATGA
- a CDS encoding deoxyhypusine synthase family protein, with the protein MNVSEFLEKNFRHFNARELLSAAKSYRSFVSSEQNGKMMVTLAGAMSTGELGISLAEMIRQNKVHAITCTAANLEEDIFNLVAHDEYRIIEDWRALSVADEVALRDEGFNRVTDTCIPETVMRHIERKLLVLWQQAADSKAMKMPAQFMFDLLDDEDLVQHYQVPREHSWVAAAKDAGIPVFVPGFEDSTLGNIYAARVYEGKVANHQAIASGTQQMEQLIRWYKATSPQNPIGFFQVGGGIAGDFPICVVPLMIQDLKLDIPLWAYFCQISDAVTSYGGYSGAVPNEKITWCKLEPEAPKFMIQSDASIVAPLIFAYVMGI; encoded by the coding sequence GTGAATGTCTCTGAATTTCTGGAAAAGAACTTTCGCCACTTCAATGCACGCGAATTGCTTAGCGCTGCGAAAAGCTACCGAAGCTTCGTTTCGAGTGAGCAAAATGGCAAGATGATGGTGACCTTGGCCGGTGCGATGAGTACCGGGGAGCTTGGTATTTCGCTTGCTGAGATGATCCGCCAGAACAAAGTCCATGCAATCACCTGCACCGCGGCAAACTTGGAAGAAGACATTTTTAACCTTGTCGCCCACGACGAATACCGCATCATCGAGGATTGGCGGGCGTTGTCGGTTGCCGATGAGGTCGCGCTTCGCGACGAAGGGTTCAATCGCGTGACCGATACTTGTATCCCGGAAACGGTGATGCGGCACATCGAGCGGAAATTGTTGGTGCTGTGGCAACAAGCTGCCGACAGCAAGGCGATGAAGATGCCGGCGCAGTTCATGTTCGATTTGCTCGACGATGAAGACCTCGTCCAGCACTACCAAGTTCCACGAGAGCATAGCTGGGTGGCCGCAGCGAAAGATGCGGGGATTCCCGTTTTTGTGCCTGGTTTCGAAGACTCGACCCTCGGCAACATCTACGCAGCTCGTGTTTACGAGGGTAAAGTCGCCAACCACCAAGCGATCGCTTCCGGCACCCAACAGATGGAACAGCTGATCCGCTGGTACAAAGCGACGTCACCGCAAAACCCGATCGGTTTCTTTCAAGTGGGCGGCGGGATCGCGGGTGACTTTCCGATTTGCGTGGTCCCGTTGATGATTCAAGATTTGAAACTCGACATCCCGTTGTGGGCTTACTTCTGCCAAATCAGTGATGCGGTCACCAGTTATGGTGGCTACAGCGGGGCGGTACCGAACGAGAAGATTACCTGGTGCAAGTTGGAACCCGAGGCGCCAAAGTTCATGATTCAAAGCGATGCGTCGATTGTCGCGCCACTGATCTTTGCCTATGTGATGGGAATATGA
- the rpoB gene encoding DNA-directed RNA polymerase subunit beta — protein MATTTKRRLEPTSVRHFGTGLSTFDLPDLTELQTASYADFLQADSESLQRDAAGLEGVLREIFPIASYDGNITLDYLYYELGKPRYTSQECRQLRLTYGRPLRIWLRLNREEPVEEEVYLGDLPIMMGGGEFIINGAERVVVSQLHRSPGVDFVLEQDTTTDRKLPSCRVIPERGSWIEVNVTKKDALTVRIDQSGKFAATTLLRAMDPRFSTDADLLSAFYETMTIKISSGKSAAKIEGKIAVDDVIYSSDSDRAGEIIVEAGHKITKEVAETICTAGVKSVDCMESPKIPLIFNTLMDDNTASHEEALLRIYQRLRPGNPPQLEKARTLFQEKFFDENRYRLGKVGRFRLNRKLGMEISEEEMTLRPDDMISAMKYLINLFDPDSGAEIDDIDHLGNRRLRTIDELACEELRKGFLKLRRTVQERMSIKDAQDMSPRSLINPKSVSAAIDFFFGRGELSQVVDQTNPLSQLTHERRLSALGPGGLNRKRAGFEVRDVHISHYGRICPIETPEGTNIGLISSLAIYAGVDSYGFLVTPYRLIKNGKVADEVKWLRADEESESYVAPADTEVVGGALVAGPNMIARFRSDFEIVQPEQVDYMDVAPSQMVGVSAGLIPFLEHDDANRALMGSNMQRQAVPLLVAEPPIVGTGMEREVARNSAMVVRARRAGKVTYADSTRIEIGSDHYELKKYQGLNERTCLNQKPIINVGDKVEKNQIIADGAATRNGELALGRNVLVGFMSFDGFNYEDAIIISEELVRNDTYTSIHIEDFDVEIRETKLGREEFTRDIPNVSEKALRNLDETGIVNVGTYVKPGDILVGKVSPKSKTELTPEEKLLHAIFGRAGEDVKNDSLEVPSGIEGIVIDTQKFSRRMSLSEDERKVFEADLKKVESEGNTEVASTFESLVRELEEAAGVKLSDATGTPLADGQDPKFVAERAINFRIDHILDQVKSADKKSEVQKVYDQQWSNVEASIDARDRRLNSMKRGDELRSGVLQMVKVYIATKRVISVGDKMAGRHGNKGVIAKILPIEDMPFLPDGTPIQIMLNPLGVPSRMNVGQILETHLGWAGAKLGFQAITPVFDGASEEDINQALAEAGLPAHGKIRLTDGRTGIPMEQETTVGYIYMLKLHHLVDDKVHARSTGPYSLITQQPLGGKARFGGQRFGEMEVWALEAYGAAYILQELLTVKSDDVEGRTKIYESMVKGENTLEAGTPASFDVLTNEIRGLALNMQLEKRPI, from the coding sequence ATGGCAACTACGACCAAGCGTCGCCTTGAACCCACCAGCGTTCGTCACTTTGGAACTGGACTTTCTACCTTTGATCTTCCCGATCTGACCGAGCTTCAAACGGCCTCCTACGCAGATTTCCTGCAGGCGGACTCTGAGTCGCTGCAGCGTGACGCAGCCGGTTTGGAAGGCGTGTTGCGAGAGATTTTCCCAATCGCCAGTTATGACGGCAACATCACGCTGGACTATCTCTACTATGAATTGGGGAAACCTCGCTATACCAGTCAGGAGTGTCGTCAGCTTCGGCTCACCTATGGCCGTCCGCTACGGATTTGGTTGCGACTCAACCGCGAAGAACCGGTCGAAGAGGAAGTCTATTTAGGCGATTTGCCGATCATGATGGGCGGAGGTGAGTTCATCATCAACGGTGCCGAGCGGGTCGTGGTGAGTCAATTGCACCGTAGCCCTGGCGTCGACTTTGTTCTCGAACAAGACACGACAACGGACCGCAAATTGCCAAGTTGCCGCGTGATCCCTGAGCGGGGGTCTTGGATCGAAGTGAATGTCACGAAGAAGGACGCCTTGACGGTCCGCATCGACCAAAGTGGTAAGTTTGCCGCGACCACGCTGCTTCGCGCGATGGACCCGCGTTTTTCCACCGACGCGGATTTGCTCTCCGCCTTCTACGAGACGATGACCATCAAGATCAGCAGCGGCAAAAGCGCTGCGAAGATCGAAGGCAAGATTGCTGTCGACGACGTGATCTACTCAAGCGATTCGGATCGTGCCGGTGAGATCATTGTCGAAGCGGGCCACAAGATCACGAAGGAAGTGGCCGAGACCATTTGTACCGCCGGCGTCAAAAGCGTCGACTGCATGGAATCGCCAAAGATCCCGCTGATCTTCAATACGTTGATGGATGACAACACGGCCAGCCACGAAGAGGCGCTGCTGCGGATTTACCAACGGCTCCGTCCGGGCAACCCTCCGCAGCTCGAAAAGGCACGCACGCTGTTCCAGGAAAAGTTCTTTGACGAGAACCGCTACCGTTTGGGCAAGGTTGGGCGTTTCCGACTGAACCGCAAACTGGGGATGGAGATCAGCGAAGAGGAAATGACGCTGCGTCCCGACGACATGATCTCGGCGATGAAATACTTGATCAACTTGTTCGACCCCGATTCGGGCGCCGAGATTGATGACATCGACCATCTGGGGAACCGCCGCCTTCGAACCATCGACGAACTTGCCTGCGAAGAACTTCGCAAAGGTTTCTTGAAGCTTCGCCGAACGGTTCAAGAGCGGATGAGCATCAAGGATGCTCAGGATATGTCCCCTCGTTCCCTGATCAATCCAAAGAGCGTTTCGGCGGCGATCGATTTCTTTTTCGGTCGTGGCGAACTCTCACAGGTCGTTGACCAAACCAACCCTCTTAGCCAACTGACGCATGAACGCCGTTTGTCGGCCCTCGGTCCGGGTGGTTTGAACCGAAAACGCGCAGGCTTCGAAGTCCGCGACGTCCACATTTCCCACTACGGTCGTATTTGTCCGATTGAGACTCCGGAAGGCACCAACATCGGTCTGATCAGTTCGCTAGCCATTTATGCTGGCGTCGATAGCTACGGTTTCTTGGTGACGCCCTACCGCTTGATCAAAAACGGCAAAGTCGCTGACGAGGTCAAATGGCTTCGCGCGGATGAAGAGAGCGAATCGTACGTCGCTCCGGCCGATACCGAAGTGGTCGGCGGGGCTTTGGTTGCGGGTCCGAACATGATTGCCCGCTTCCGCAGCGACTTTGAAATCGTTCAGCCCGAGCAGGTCGATTACATGGACGTCGCACCGAGCCAGATGGTCGGTGTTTCCGCCGGCTTGATTCCATTCCTCGAGCATGACGATGCGAATCGCGCGTTAATGGGATCGAACATGCAGCGGCAAGCGGTGCCGTTGTTGGTTGCGGAGCCGCCGATTGTTGGCACCGGAATGGAACGCGAAGTGGCACGCAACAGTGCGATGGTGGTGCGTGCTCGTCGAGCCGGCAAGGTGACCTATGCGGATTCGACGCGAATCGAAATTGGCAGCGATCACTATGAGCTGAAGAAGTACCAAGGCCTAAACGAACGAACGTGCTTGAATCAAAAGCCAATCATCAACGTCGGTGACAAGGTCGAAAAGAACCAGATCATCGCAGATGGTGCAGCCACTCGAAACGGCGAATTGGCGCTCGGACGAAACGTGTTGGTCGGCTTCATGTCGTTCGACGGATTCAATTACGAAGACGCGATCATTATCAGTGAGGAATTGGTTCGCAACGACACCTACACGTCGATTCACATCGAAGATTTCGATGTCGAAATCCGCGAAACCAAACTGGGTCGAGAAGAGTTCACGCGGGACATTCCAAACGTATCGGAAAAGGCGCTGCGAAACTTAGATGAAACCGGGATCGTCAACGTCGGAACCTACGTCAAACCAGGTGACATTCTGGTCGGGAAGGTCAGCCCCAAGAGCAAGACGGAACTGACTCCTGAGGAGAAATTGTTGCACGCCATCTTCGGGCGTGCTGGCGAAGACGTGAAAAACGATTCGCTTGAAGTTCCTTCCGGGATCGAAGGGATTGTCATCGACACCCAAAAGTTCTCGCGTCGAATGAGTCTTTCGGAAGATGAGCGAAAGGTATTCGAAGCGGATCTTAAGAAGGTCGAGAGCGAAGGCAACACCGAAGTCGCAAGCACCTTTGAGTCGCTCGTACGCGAGCTTGAAGAGGCGGCGGGGGTCAAGCTGTCCGATGCGACCGGCACACCGCTGGCCGATGGACAGGACCCGAAGTTTGTGGCAGAGCGGGCGATCAATTTCCGGATCGACCATATCCTCGACCAAGTCAAATCGGCCGACAAGAAATCAGAAGTCCAAAAGGTCTACGACCAGCAATGGTCGAATGTCGAAGCGTCCATCGATGCTCGCGATCGCCGGCTCAACAGCATGAAGCGGGGCGATGAGCTTCGTAGCGGCGTGTTGCAGATGGTGAAGGTTTACATTGCCACGAAGCGAGTCATTAGCGTCGGTGACAAAATGGCGGGGCGTCACGGTAACAAGGGTGTGATTGCCAAGATCTTGCCGATCGAGGACATGCCGTTCTTGCCGGATGGAACCCCCATCCAAATCATGCTCAACCCACTCGGCGTTCCGAGCCGGATGAACGTGGGACAGATTTTGGAAACTCACCTCGGTTGGGCGGGGGCAAAGCTTGGTTTCCAAGCGATCACTCCCGTCTTCGACGGAGCAAGCGAAGAGGACATCAACCAGGCGCTTGCCGAAGCAGGGTTACCGGCTCACGGCAAAATCCGTTTGACCGATGGTCGAACCGGCATACCGATGGAACAAGAAACCACCGTCGGCTACATCTACATGTTGAAACTGCATCACTTGGTCGATGACAAGGTTCACGCACGTAGCACCGGTCCGTACTCGCTCATCACGCAACAACCGCTTGGCGGAAAGGCTCGTTTTGGTGGCCAACGCTTTGGCGAAATGGAAGTCTGGGCACTCGAAGCTTATGGTGCCGCCTACATTTTGCAGGAGTTGTTGACGGTCAAGAGCGACGATGTCGAAGGTCGAACGAAGATCTACGAGTCGATGGTCAAGGGCGAGAACACGCTCGAAGCCGGTACGCCAGCGAGTTTCGATGTACTGACGAACGAGATCCGCGGTCTCGCGTTGAACATGCAACTCGAAAAACGACCGATCTAG